A section of the Saccharopolyspora gregorii genome encodes:
- a CDS encoding alpha/beta fold hydrolase: protein MGAEVLITRSRERAPGAPALLCLPGTMCDPVIFDGLAVATGTDVLVAPWLEWPGPHQVVPLGARVAELAAEHAPVVLLGHSTGAVIALCAALHDRASGAVRGVLCCDSGANMRGHGDVDAIIDRVARQWGPELWRAVARRSVHLPPPAPVADRLDAYPAGLDRDAVLAVLRSQRDTDLAPRLGELAGLPALVVHGRFDAARTPGHARELAGLLGAPEPVLLECGHTPPVELPERFGAEVARFLQRLS, encoded by the coding sequence GTGGGCGCCGAAGTGTTGATCACGCGGTCGCGGGAGCGCGCGCCCGGTGCGCCGGCGCTGCTGTGCCTGCCGGGCACGATGTGCGACCCGGTGATCTTCGACGGGCTCGCGGTGGCGACCGGCACCGACGTGCTGGTCGCGCCGTGGCTGGAGTGGCCGGGGCCGCACCAGGTGGTGCCGCTCGGCGCCCGGGTCGCGGAACTGGCCGCGGAGCACGCGCCGGTGGTGCTGCTCGGGCACTCCACCGGCGCGGTGATTGCGCTGTGCGCGGCGTTGCACGACCGGGCATCCGGCGCGGTGCGCGGCGTGCTGTGCTGCGACAGCGGCGCGAACATGCGCGGCCACGGCGACGTGGACGCGATCATCGACCGGGTAGCGCGGCAGTGGGGCCCGGAGCTGTGGCGGGCGGTGGCGCGCCGATCCGTGCACCTGCCGCCGCCCGCGCCCGTCGCGGACCGGCTCGACGCCTACCCGGCCGGGCTGGACCGGGACGCGGTGCTGGCGGTGTTGCGCAGCCAGCGCGACACCGACCTGGCTCCGCGGCTGGGCGAGCTCGCGGGGCTCCCGGCGCTGGTGGTGCACGGCCGGTTCGACGCCGCCCGGACACCGGGGCACGCGCGGGAGCTGGCCGGGCTGCTCGGCGCCCCGGAACCGGTGCTGCTGGAGTGCGGGCACACCCCGCCGGTGGAGCTGCCGGAGCGCTTCGGCGCGGAGGTGGCGCGGTTCCTGCAACGGCTGTCCTGA
- a CDS encoding aldehyde dehydrogenase family protein — protein MAAPTTSRTDHVIGGEYVAGAGERIEVVDPATEQVIGSVPAGTVQEVDAAVAAARAAFDDWAARPVEERSAAVRRISEGIARRRDEIAATVTAEMGSPITFATQVHASVPVATSRGIADLLDQGYQWSEESGGSLIVREPIGVVAAITPWNYPLHQVVAKVAPALAAGCTVVLKPSEVAPLTAAIFAEVVAEAGLPAGVFNLVHGTGPVVGEALAAHRDVDMVSFTGSTRAGRRVSEVAARTVKRVALELGGKSANVVLDDADLAKAVKLGVAGCFPNGGQSCNALSRMLVPESRYAEAVELAVGAVAKYTVGDPADETTRIGPMVSDVQRDRVVDYIRQGIAEGASVAVGGPDAPEGLDTGYFVRPTVFTGVTPDMTIAREEIFGPVLSILPYRDEEEAIAIANDSEYGLSGAVFGSDERALAVARRLRTGQVAVNGGAFDPNAPFGGYKQSGNGREFGRHGLEEFLEVKAILR, from the coding sequence ATGGCGGCGCCCACGACCAGCCGGACCGACCACGTCATCGGCGGCGAGTACGTCGCCGGGGCCGGGGAGCGGATCGAGGTGGTCGACCCGGCCACCGAGCAGGTGATCGGCTCGGTCCCCGCCGGGACGGTCCAGGAGGTGGACGCGGCGGTGGCCGCGGCCCGCGCCGCCTTCGACGACTGGGCCGCGCGTCCGGTCGAGGAGCGCTCGGCCGCGGTGCGCCGCATCTCGGAGGGCATCGCGCGGCGCCGCGACGAGATCGCCGCGACGGTCACCGCCGAGATGGGGTCGCCGATCACGTTCGCCACCCAGGTGCACGCGAGCGTGCCGGTGGCGACCTCCCGCGGCATCGCCGACCTGCTCGACCAGGGCTACCAGTGGAGCGAGGAGTCCGGTGGCTCGCTGATCGTCCGGGAACCGATCGGAGTGGTCGCGGCGATCACCCCGTGGAACTACCCGCTGCACCAGGTGGTGGCGAAGGTCGCCCCGGCGCTCGCCGCCGGCTGCACCGTGGTGCTCAAGCCCAGCGAGGTCGCCCCGCTCACCGCCGCCATCTTCGCCGAGGTCGTCGCGGAGGCCGGGCTGCCCGCCGGGGTGTTCAACCTGGTGCACGGCACCGGCCCGGTGGTGGGGGAGGCGCTGGCCGCGCACCGCGACGTGGACATGGTGTCGTTCACCGGTTCCACCCGCGCCGGTCGCCGCGTCTCGGAGGTGGCGGCGCGGACGGTGAAGCGGGTGGCGCTGGAGCTCGGCGGCAAGTCGGCGAACGTGGTCCTCGACGACGCGGACCTGGCGAAGGCGGTGAAGCTGGGCGTCGCGGGCTGCTTCCCGAACGGCGGTCAGAGCTGCAACGCGTTGAGCCGGATGCTCGTCCCCGAATCCCGCTATGCGGAGGCGGTGGAGCTCGCGGTCGGCGCCGTCGCCAAGTACACCGTCGGCGACCCCGCGGACGAGACCACCCGCATCGGTCCGATGGTCTCGGACGTGCAGCGCGACCGCGTCGTCGACTACATCCGCCAGGGCATCGCCGAAGGAGCCTCGGTGGCGGTGGGCGGGCCGGACGCGCCGGAGGGGCTGGACACCGGCTACTTCGTGCGCCCCACCGTGTTCACCGGCGTCACCCCGGACATGACGATCGCCCGCGAGGAGATCTTCGGCCCGGTCCTGTCGATCCTGCCGTACCGCGACGAGGAGGAGGCGATCGCGATCGCCAACGACTCCGAGTACGGCCTGTCCGGCGCCGTCTTCGGCTCCGACGAGCGGGCGCTGGCGGTGGCGCGGCGGCTGCGCACCGGGCAGGTCGCGGTGAACGGCGGCGCGTTCGACCCGAACGCCCCGTTCGGCGGCTACAAGCAGTCCGGCAACGGCCGCGA